From the genome of Schistocerca gregaria isolate iqSchGreg1 unplaced genomic scaffold, iqSchGreg1.2 ptg001449l, whole genome shotgun sequence, one region includes:
- the LOC126332398 gene encoding glucose-6-phosphate isomerase-like: MSSTPAWASLQQHRDLLGIPSLSQLFLDDPHRFDKFHLQLENLFLDYSKNWITSDTLRLLADLLNQADVPTQLENMFRGEHINSTENRAVLHVALRNLSKTPILVDGSDVMPQVFDVLARMKSFSSSVRDGSWTGYTGQSITDIVNIGIGGSDLGPSMVCLALRSFGHPRLSMHFVSNIDGHHIDSVLQKIDPARSLFIVASKTFTTQETLTNAQTAKNWLLSHTNDPSAVSKHFVALSTNTEAVSSFGILTENMFPFWDWVGGRYSLWSAIGLSIMLYIGSDSFEQLLSGAHYVDQHLLANIRTNPLSCPSVVLGLLGIWYNNFYDAQTHALLPYHQDLSRFAAYFQQGDMESNGKSVDRQGNKVNIQTGPIIWGEPGTNSQHSFFQLLHQGTKLIPADFIAFARASHNLPMHQDILISNYLAQTEALAFGKPLEAVRKELQQQGLNQESISALAPHKVFEGNHPTNSILIDSLTPYSLGSLIAIYEHKIFVQGIVWNINSFDQWGVELGKQLAKAILQELSTPETAQKHDSSTNGLINIYKKLRK, translated from the exons ATGTCTTCCACCCCCGCATGGGCCTCGCTCCAGCAGCACCGAGATCTGCTCGGCATCCCCTCTCTCTCCCAGCTCTTCCTCGACGACCCCCATCGCTTCGACAAGTTTCACCTCCAACTTGAGAACCTCTTTCTCGACTACTCCAAAAACTGGATCACCTCCGACACCCTCCGCCTTCTCGCGGACCTCCTCAATCAGGCAGACGTCCCGACTCAGCTGGAAAACATGTTTCGCGGCGAACACATCAACTCCACTGAAAACCGTGCCGTTCTCCACGTAGCGCTCCGCAACCTGTCAAAAACGCCCATCCTCGTCGACGGCTCCGACGTCATGCCTCAG GTCTTCGACGTCCTGGCTAGAATGAAATCCTTCTCCTCCTCCGTCCGCGACGGCTCCTGGACCGGCTACACCGGCCAGTCCATCACCGACATCGTGAACATCGGTATCGGGGGAAGCGACCTGGGCCCCTCCATGGTCTGTCTAGCCCTCAGGTCCTTCGGCCATCCCCGACTCTCCATGCACTTTGTGTCCAACATAGACGGCCACCACATCGACAGTGTCCTCCAAAAAATAGACCCCGCTCGTTCTCTCTTCATCGTCGCGAGCAAGACTTTCACTACCCAAGAAACTCTGACCAACGCTCAAACCGCCAAAAACTGGCTCCTCTCTCACACCAATGACCCCTCCGCCGTCTCCAAACACTTCGTAGCCCTCTCCACCAACACCGAGGCCGTGTCCTCCTTCGGCATACTCACCGAAAACATGTTCCCATTCTGGGACTGGGTCGGCGGACGATACAGCCTCTGGAGCGCCATCGGACTCTCTATCATGCTCTACATCGGCTCAGACTCGTTCGAACAGCTCCTGTCCGGCGCTCACTACGTCGACCAACACCTCCTGGCGAACATTCGCACCAACCCACTCTCCTGTCCCTCGGTCGTCTTGGGCCTCCTGGGAATCTGGTACAACAACTTCTACGACGCTCAAACCCACGCATTGCTCCCGTACCACCAAGACCTGTCTCGATTCGCCGCCTACTTCCAACAAGGAGATATGGAATCGAACGGCAAAAGCGTCGACCGACAAGGGAACAAAGTGAACATACAAACCGGACCCATCATATGGGGAGAACCAGGCACCAACTCTCAACACTCATTCTTCCAACTCCTCCATCAAGGCACCAAACTCATACCAGCCGACTTCATCGCCTTCGCGCGCGCATCTCACAACCTGCCCATGCACCAAGATATCCTCATCTCTAACTACCTGGCGCAAACGGAGGCACTCGCGTTCGGAAAGCCCCTAGAGGCCGTGCGCAAAGAACTGCAACAACAAGGCCTCAACCAAGAATCCATCTCGGCTCTCGCCCCCCACAAAGTCTTTGAAGGCAACCATCCAACCAACTCAATCCTAATCGATTCACTCACTCCCTACTCTCTGGGCTCGCTCATTGCCATCTACGAGCACAAGATCTTCGTACAAGGCATCGTGTGGAATATCAACTCCTTCGACCAATGGGGCGTGGAACTCGGCAAGCAgctggcaaaggccatcctgcaGGAACTCAGCACGCCTGAGACAGCACAGAAACACGACTCAAGCACCAACGGACTCATCAATATCTACAAAAAGCTAAGAAAATGA
- the LOC126332387 gene encoding uncharacterized protein LOC126332387 — translation MRVAVGLDLSGKLRSRALEREGCFARDVSRAARKERTIGKTAEGLLAFFRTVAKNGDVRRRWIGKGALSIRGVGGAAVWRGLTTARPIVNKNAALVDADDAKRNLIVMREVVAASNGGLDIFWSVRKITKYQLALETRLSLRDLRPFTNYTEGKRQIGTIVVRPTALLVNIKSIQAIIDASTLRLFNLGGDKEYDQMKQVLDKIESSSAETFELRCLDAILTVAVERLEEEHRLVSKNLQGVLEKVISDRSFSNLWDLREISDVVEAFEACVDQTLKAVQDVLSSDEDMAMMYLTKFASGISQPVSEHAEVEMLLESFDDQLQELENSAVNMRNRITNAEQFIGMSVDAQRNRIIRLNLYVAIASFGTSTASAMTSVFGMNLTSGLEHSPHAFLNVLTAIGMVVTVILAQGLWIAWRTERATTSRWNSRRSCRGIV, via the exons ATGCGCGTAGCTGTTGGATTAGATCTTTCGGGAAAATTGAGGTCAAGAGCTCTAGAGCGCGAGGGATGTTTCGCTCGGGATGTATCGCGCGCGGCCAGAAAAGAGAGGACGATCGGTAAGACGGCAGAGGGGCTGTTGGCTTTTTTTCGAACTGTAGCAAAGA ATGGTGATGTGAggcggaggtggataggaaaaggAGCACTATCGATCCGCGGGGTTGGGGGGGCTGCAGTATGGAGGGGGTTGACAACGGCGAGACCTATAGTGAACAAAAATGCGGCGCTTGTTGATGCAGACGATGCC AAGCGCAACTTGATTGTGATGCGTGAAGTGGTGGCGGCGTCAAATGGGGGGCTTGACATATTTTGGTCTGTAAGAA AGATAACAAAGTATCAACTGGCGTTGGAAACGAGGTTGTCGTTGCGTGATTTACGCCCTTTTACGAATTATACTGAGGGAAAGCGACAGATTGGGACGATCGTGGTGCGGCCGACGGCCTTGTTGGTGAACATAAAGTCTATCCAGGCGATTATCGATGCATCGACGCTTAGGTTGTTCAATTTAGGCGGAGATAAAGAATACGATCAGATGAAGCAGGTTTTGGACAAAATTGAGTCGTCCAGTGCGGAGACATTTGAGTTGCGTTGTTTAGATGCAATATTGACGGTGGCGGTAGAGAGGTTAGAGGAAGAGCACCGGCTCGTTTCGAAGAATCTGCAGGGCGTGTTGGAAAAGGTAATCAGTGATCGGTCGTTTTCCAATTTGTGGGACTTACGCGAAATTTCAGATGTGGTGGAGGCGTTTGAGGCCTGTGTAGACCAGACATTGAAGGCGGTGCAGGACGTGTTGTCGAGCGATGAGGACATGGCGATGATGTATTTGACGAAGTTCGCGTCGGGTATTAGTCAGCCGGTGTCGGAGCATGCGGAGGTAGAGATGTTGCTAGAGTCGTTCGACGACCAGCTGCAGGAGCTAGAAAATTCAGCTGTGAACATGAGGAACCGCATTACGAATGCGGAGCAGTTTATAGGGATGTCCGTGGATGCTCAGAGGAACCGGATTATCAGGTTGAATTTGTATGTGGCGATAGCGTCATTTGGAACGTCTACAGCGAGTGCGATGACGAGCGTGTTTGGCATGAATTTGACGTCGGGTCTGGAGCACAGTCCGCATGCGTTTTTGAACGTGTTGACAGCGATAGGGATGGTAGTGACGGTTATTTTGGCGCAGGGATTGTGGATAGCATGGAGGACCGAGCGCGCTACGACGTCTAGATGGAACAGTAGGCGATCGTGCAGAGGGATTGTGTAG
- the LOC126332399 gene encoding stress-activated protein kinase alpha-like, translating to MFHGKKGPFSLVEDKKIWFFNEILDIDKDEKHIRMITTNNKKYNFGSLGEYLDRCYHVLQRTLFGVLGNSALHVAVDERNYERVSQILDHDVTKIHVFNSVQQSPLHLAFYKNDVEMVKLILKYYLDNQDKIDINFLSPKTENTSLHVACSISTICDEILDMLLNMPTICVEALNADANTPLHFFCQNNHSLNCKKLGSMMISLAENKAEYLAQYNRNKETAMHKAVFNKKFRLFMVSMLVKHHAAIDMRNEQNETPLHYAVRLGREDLCYALLEAGADPSLKTANGSTALDIARRTLSEDMNSHSARAIVRLLKQVEELRLLLQECGLLDYAKQFIINGWYDPARLVSLNEQTLKEHLMVFKLGPQIQLFKRIEQMKARWEQEEQAKQLQRQTEEKGTQKRGITRPAAGSISLVAKERNPGATHEVKLSRAKNRQQIGLAQSPNRKQRYSLVPPIRPKQAALVLPESSLSSSENIEQVRTELGLAEGDWEIDGNDLEFTKKLGSGTSGQVYRGLFKGKEVAIKVLTAVEVSEQLDEFRKELTILTKLHSPFMVTFYGASIEPNLTMVFEYCPRGSLYHVLNNKQLDLSWDLALTFCLEMACGMQVLHSFSPSPIVHRDLKSLNLLVTSDWHLKVCDFGLSRVLGSRNLETFKKLCGTFAYCAPEIFNGGTFTVRSDVYSMGIVLWEIVNRTVKRAYASPFSEFKNLNYDFQIIVQASQGLRPTIPSKLPENFKTLISRCIDERVEARPTTKQVVDMLASLRQDYLRNPQPWLACIEGEPPS from the coding sequence ATGTTTCATGGGAAGAAGGGTCCGTTTTCACTTGTGGAGGACAAGAAAATTTGGTTTTTTAATGAGATTCTCGATATAGACAAAGACGAGAAACATATTCGCATGATCACAACcaataacaaaaaatataattttggtTCTCTTGGGGAGTATTTGGATCGGTGTTACCATGTGTTGCAACGAACGCTGTTTGGCGTACTTGGAAACAGCGCATTACACGTGGCGGTGGACGAGCGAAACTACGAGCGAGTGAGTCAAATTTTAGATCATGACGTGACCAAGATTCATGTGTTTAACAGCGTGCAGCAATCACCATTGCACTTGGCGTTTTACAAGAATGACGTGGAGATGGTGAAGTTAATATTGAAGTATTACTTGGATAACCAGGACAAGATAGACATTAATTTCTTGTCTCCCAAGACTGAGAACACCTCTTTGCATGTGGCATGCAGCATTTCGACGATTTGCGACGAGATTTTGGACATGTTGTTGAATATGCCGACCATATGCGTGGAGGCGTTGAATGCGGATGCGAATACGCCACTGCACTTTTTTTGCCAGAACAACCATTCACTGAACTGCAAGAAGTTGGGGAGCATGATGATCAGTCTGGCGGAAAACAAGGCGGAGTATTTGGCTCAGTACAACCGGAACAAGGAGACGGCGATGCACAAGGCGGTTTTCAACAAGAAGTTTCGTCTTTTCATGGTTAGCATGTTGGTGAAGCACCACGCCGCGATTGATATGAGGAACGAGCAGAATGAGACCCCGCTGCATTATGCAGTGCGCCTAGGGAGGGAGGATTTGTGCTATGCGTTGTTGGAGGCGGGGGCGGATCCATCGCTGAAGACGGCGAACGGATCTACTGCGCTGGACATTGCGCGCCGGACGCTGAGCGAGGACATGAATAGTCATTCCGCTAGGGCGatcgttcgtcttttgaagcaggtAGAGGAGTTGAGGTTGCTGTTGCAGGAATGTGGTTTGCTGGATTATGCGAAACAGTTCATAATTAATGGGTGGTACGATCCGGCGCGTTTGGTCTCGTTGAACGAACAGACGTTGAAGGAGCACTTGATGGTTTTCAAATTAGGGCCTCAGATTCAATTGTTTAAGAGGATAGAGCAGATGAAAGCTCGGTGGGAGCAGGAGGAGCAAGCAAAGCAGTTGCAAAGGCAAACGGAGGAGAAGGGCACACAGAAAAGGGGTATAACGAGACCGGCTGCGGGGAGTATCAGTTTGGTAGCGAAAGAAAGGAATCCTGGAGCGACGCATGAGGTGAAGTTGAGTCGCGCGAAAAACAGACAACAGATAGGTCTAGCTCAATCACCTAATCGTAAGCAGAGATACTCACTGGTACCTCCAATCAGGCCAAAGCAAGCGGCCTTGGTGTTGCCGGAGAGCTCATTGTCTTCGTCCGAGAACATTGAACAAGTTCGGACCGAGTTGGGCTTGGCAGAGGGCGATTGGGAGATAGACGGGAACGATTTAGAATTTACAAAGAAGCTGGGTTCCGGAACTAGCGGACAAGTGTATAGAGGTCTGTTTAAGGGCAAGGAAGTAGCAATTAAGGTCCTTACGGCAGTAGAGGTTTCAGAGCAATTGGACGAATTCCGAAAAGAACTGACGATTTTGACCAAGCTTCATTCTCCTTTTATGGTCACTTTTTACGGTGCCTCGATTGAGCCTAATCTTACCATGGTTTTTGAGTATTGTCCTCGTGGTTCTCTTTATCATGTGTTGAACAATAAGCAGCTTGACCTCAGCTGGGACTTGGCATTGACATTTTGCCTGGAAATGGCATGTGGCATGCAGGTGCTGCACTCGTTTTCTCCTTCTCCTATTGTCCATCGCGACCTAAAATCCCTTAATTTGCTCGTTACCTCGGATTGGCATTTGAAGGTCTGTGATTTCGGTTTGTCCCGCGTTCTGGGTAGTAGAAATTTAGAGACGTTCAAAAAACTCTGCGGCACCTTTGCATATTGCGCTCCTGAGATCTTCAATGGAGGTACCTTCACCGTTCGAAGCGACGTCTATTCCATGGGCATTGTCCTCTGGGAGATTGTCAATCGCACGGTCAAGAGAGCTTATGCTTCTCCCTTTTCCGAGTTTAAAAATCTCAATTATGACTTTCAGATCATCGTCCAGGCTAGTCAGGGTCTGCGTCCTACGATCCCCAGCAAGCTCCCGGAAAACTTCAAGACCCTTATTTCTCGATGCATTGACGAGCGCGTCGAGGCCAGGCCTACCACTAAACAGGTTGTAGATATGCTTGCGAGCTTGAGACAAGACTACCTTCGGAATCCTCAGCCCTGGCTAGCGTGTATAGAAGGCGAACCCCCCTCCTAG
- the LOC126332392 gene encoding DNA-directed RNA polymerase III subunit rpc2-like, protein MDASEKWKLLPAFLRTRGLVKQHIDSYNYFVNEEIQHILASNSRVKCDADPNFFLEYTDIWVGQPSIVENMIERKVTPQECRLRDLTYSAPIYVNIRYTRGRDELVVSKGVCIGYLPIMLRSSHCVLQGASEAELAKYAECPLDPGGYFIIRGVEKVILIQEQLSKNRILLELDAKHQVSATVTSSTHERKSKTTIYLKQERLYMKHNTFQEDVPLVVMLKAMGMESDQEIAQLVAAPSAERDEEQMLPSLLEAIQLRVHTQAQALEYLGQRIRVFKNRKRIQSRSDEARGILSQVVLNHIPVVQHDLRLKCVVICQMVRRIFRASRDKTQLSDKDYYGNKRLELAGQLLSLLFEDVFKQFNSTLQKMAENVLSKPNRLLFDIARNMTGIQRDLITNGMANSISSGNWRLKRFKMERAGVTQVLSRLSFIATLGMMTRIQSQFERTRKISGPRSLQGSQWGMLCPSDTPEGESCGLIKNLALLTHVTTDQDESKLARLASHLGVEDVHLMSGEEINSPSSTMVWLNGVLLGIHAHPKLLMSNLRRLRRTGKISEYVSVFYDQKDLSVHIATDGGRLCRPLIVVDERGESLVKNTHLLQLSQGLLQFDDFLRSGLIEYIDVNEENSCHIAMYERDILPGKTTHLEIDPLTILGVCAGLIPYPNHNQSPRNTYQCAMGKQSIGAIAYNQFQRIDTLLYLMVYPQRPLVQTRQIPLIGFDKLPAGQNAIIAVMSYSGYDIEDAVVLNKASLDRGFGRCMIMKKVALALRYDDCLLPAPSTGQDKYRSLDEDGLACPASKLECGDVYLNKQIPQNTGDELLVARPGSAPSSAKVVAQSYKGRNPVYVDKVMLASGEEEGQTLVKILFRETRRPEIGDKFSSRHGQKGVVGLIVDQGDMPFTQSGICPDIIMNPHGFPSRMTVGKLLELITGKAKVQVGQFGDSTIFSGDPVQQTGQLLVQHGFCYSGKEILTSGVTGETLSAYIYFGPMYYQKLKHMVADKMHARSRGPKTLLTRQPTEGRSKDGGLRLGEMERDCLIGFGSSGLLLERLMVSSDSFTSYVCRSCGLLAYQHWCQYCQSSLSLTHLSIPYAAKLLFQELISMNIVVRLRIDPL, encoded by the exons ATGGACGCGTCG GAGAAGTGGAAGCTGCTGCCGGCGTTCTTAAGGACCAGGGGTCTGGTGAAGCAACACATTGACTCCTACAATTATTTCGTGAATGAGGAGATACAGCACATATTGGCGTCGAACTCGCGCGTGAAGTGCGACGCGGACCCGAATTTTTTCTTGGAGTACACGGACATTTGGGTGGGGCAGCCGTCGATCGTGGAGAACATGATAGAGCGGAAGGTGACGCCCCAGGAGTGCCGACTGCGAGACCTGACCTACAGCGCGCCGATTTACGTGAACATTCGCTACACGCGCGGCAGGGACGAATTGGTCGTGAGCAAGGGCGTCTGCATAGGCTACTTGCCAATCATGTTGAGGTCGAGTCACTGCGTGCTGCAGGGGGCGTCCGAGGCGGAGCTGGCGAAGTACGCTGAGTGTCCGCTGGATCCGGGCGGCTATTTCATCATACGCGGCGTGGAGAAGGTAATTTTGATCCAGGAGCAGCTTTCGAAGAACCGCATCTTGCTGGAGTTGGACGCGAAGCACCAGGTTTCCGCGACGGTGACCTCTTCGACCCACGAGAGGAAGTCGAAGACGACCATCTACCTGAAGCAGGAGCGGCTCTACATGAAGCACAACACCTTTCAAGAGGACGTCCCGCTCGTGGTGATGTTGAAGGCGATGGGGATGGAGTCCGACCAGGAGATCGCGCAGCTCGTGGCGGCCCCGTCCGCCGAGCGCGACGAGGAGCAGATGTTGCCGTCGCTGTTGGAAGCCATCCAGCTGAGGGTCCACACTCAGGCTCAGGCCTTGGAGTACTTGGGCCAGAGGATCCGGGTCTTCAAGAACAGGAAGCGGATTCAGTCCAGGTCGGACGAGGCGCGCGGCATTCTGTCCCAGGTCGTGTTGAACCACATTCCGGTCGTCCAGCACGACTTGAGGCTGAAGTGCGTCGTCATCTGCCAGATGGTCCGCCGAATTTTCCGAGCCAGCCGAGACAAGACTCAGCTAAGCGACAAGGACTACTACGGCAACAAGCGCCTGGAGCTGGCCGGCCAGCTCTTGTCCCTGCTGTTCGAGGACGTCTTCAAGCAGTTCAACAGCACGCTTCAAAAGATGGCCGAAAACGTCTTGAGCAAGCCCAACCGACTCCTCTTCGACATCGCCAGGAACATGACCGGCATCCAGCGGGACCTGATCACGAACGGCATGGCCAACTCGATCTCCTCCGGAAACTGGAGGCTGAAGCGATTCAAAATGGAGCGCGCCGGGGTCACTCAGGTCCTCTCCAGACTCTCCTTCATCGCCACGCTCGGCATGATGACGCGCATCCAGTCTCAATTCGAGAGGACGCGCAAGATATCCGGCCCGAGGTCCCTGCAGGGGTCCCAATGGGGCATGCTCTGTCCCTCCGACACGCCGGAAGGAGAGTCCTGCGGCCTGATCAAAAACTTGGCCCTGCTCACACACGTCACCACCGACCAGGACGAAAGCAAGCTGGCCCGCCTCGCGTCCCACCTCGGCGTGGAAGACGTCCACCTGATGTCCGGCGAGGAAATAAACTCCCCCAGCTCCACTATGGTCTGGCTGAACGGCGTCCTTCTCGGCATCCACGCCCACCCGAAGCTGCTCATGTCGAATCTGCGAAGACTCCGTCGGACCGGAAAAATCAGCGAGTACGTCAGCGTGTTCTACGACCAAAAAGACCTCAGCGTCCACATCGCCACCGACGGCGGGAGACTCTGCAGACCCCTCATCGTCGTCGACGAGCGCGGCGAGTCGCTCGTCAAAAACACTCATCTGCTCCAACTCTCTCAGGGACTCCTGCAATTCGACGACTTCCTCAGGTCCGGGCTCATCGAATACATCGACGTCAACGAGGAGAACAGCTGTCACATCGCCATGTACGAAAGAGACATCCTCCCCGGCAAAACCACCCACCTCGAAATCGACCCGCTCACCATCCTGGGCGTCTGCGCCGGACTCATCCCCTACCCAAACCACAACCAGTCGCCGCGTAACACCTACCAGTGCGCCATGGGCAAGCAGAGCATCGGCGCCATCGCCTACAACCAGTTTCAGCGCATCGACACGCTCCTGTACCTGATGGTCTATCCCCAGCGCCCCCTCGTTCAAACCCGGCAAATCCCCCTCATCGGGTTCGACAAGCTCCCGGCGGGCCAAAACGCCATCATCGCCGTCATGTCCTACTCCGGCTACGACATCGAGGACGCCGTCGTGCTCAACAAAGCCTCGCTCGACCGCGGCTTCGGACGCTGCATGATCATGAAAAAAGTCGCCCTCGCCCTCCGGTACGACGACTGCCTGCTCCCCGCCCCCTCCACGGGCCAGGACAAGTACCGGTCCCTCGACGAAGACGGACTCGCCTGTCCGGCTTCCAAGCTCGAATGCGGCGACGTCTACCTCAACAAACAAATCCCCCAGAACACCGGCGACGAACTGCTCGTCGCCCGCCCCGGAAGCGCTCCCAGCTCCGCCAAAGTCGTCGCTCAAAGCTACAAGGGCAGAAACCCCGTCTACGTCGACAAAGTCATGCTCGCCTCCGGAGAGGAAGAAGGACAAACGCTGGTCAAAATCCTGTTCCGAGAAACCAGACGCCCGGAAATCGGCGACAAATTCTCCTCCCGACACGGACAAAAGGGCGTCGTGGGACTCATCGTCGACCAAGGAGACATGCCATTCACCCAAAGCGGAATCTGTCCAGACATCATCATGAACCCTCACGGATTCCCCAGCCGAATGACCGTCGGCAAACTCCTCGAACTGATCACCGGCAAAGCCAAAGTCCAAGTCGGGCAGTTCGGCGACTCCACCATCTTCTCCGGGGACCCCGTCCAGCAAACCGGACAACTGCTCGTCCAACACGGATTTTGCTACTCCGGCAAGGAAATCCTCACCTCCGGCGTCACCGGCGAAACGCTCAGCGCCTACATCTACTTCGGCCCCATGTACTACCAAAAACTCAAACACATGGTCGCCGACAAAATGCACGCGCGCTCCAGGGGACCCAAAACGCTGCTCACTCGCCAACCCACCGAAGGCAGGAGCAAAGACGGCGGACTCAGGCTGGGCGAAATGGAAAGAGACTGCCTCATAGGATTCGGATCCTCGGGCCTACTTCTAGAAAGACTCATGGTCAGCTCCGACTCGTTCACCTCCTACGTATGTCGCTCCTGCGGGCTTCTCGCCTACCAACACTGGTGCCAGTACTGCCAGTCCTCTCTCTCCCTCACCCACCTCTCCATCCCCTACGCCGCGAAACTCCTATTCCAAGAGCTCATCTCCATGAACATCGTCGTCCGACTTCGCATCGATCCCCTCTAA
- the LOC126332388 gene encoding uncharacterized protein LOC126332388, translating into MVPGAAPAMSYLEDLPCRNPENFMKNIVAAKKDRGKVTKSLGMGRLILCTQSDATPEFDQIITTDTTNLLLRYLFKQSEHQSKSAKYAVKEESSPKDVSSPSSERESAEPAPKRRKVGS; encoded by the exons ATGGTTCCCGGTGCCGCACCCGCGATGTCCTACCTGGAAGACTTGCCCTGCCGGAACCCGGAGAACTTCATGAAGAACATCGTCGCCGCGAAGAAGGATCGCGGGAAGGTAACCAAGAGTTTGGGCATGGGCAGGCTGATCTTGTGTACTCAGTCTGACGCGACACCGGAGTTCGATCAGA TCATCACGACCGACACCACCAACCTGCTGCTGAGGTACCTGTTCAAGCAGAGCGAGCACCAGAGCAAGAGCGCCAAGTACGCGGTGAAGGAAGAGTCGAGCCCCAAGGACGTGAGCTCGCCGAGTTCGGAGCGCGAGTCCGCAGAGCCGGCGCCCAAGAGGAGGAAGGTGGGGAGCTGA